In the Halichoerus grypus chromosome 4, mHalGry1.hap1.1, whole genome shotgun sequence genome, one interval contains:
- the LOC118527974 gene encoding transcription factor BTF3 produces MKETIMNQEKLAKLQAQVRIGGKGTARRKKKVVHRTATADDKKLQFSLKKLGVNNISGIEEVNMFTNQGTVIHFNNPKVQASLAANTFTITGHAETKQLTEMLPSILNQLGADSLTSLRRLAEALPKQSVDGKAPLATGEDDDDEVPDLVENFDEASKNEAN; encoded by the coding sequence atgaaagaaactatcaTGAACCAGGAGAAACTCGCCAAACTGCAAGCACAAGTGCGCAttggtgggaaaggaactgcTCGCCGAAAGAAGAAGGTGGTTCATAGGACGGCTACAGCAGATGATAAAAAACTTCAGTTCTCCTTAAAGAAGTTAGGGGTAAACAATATCTCTGGTATTGAAGAAGTGAATATgttcacaaaccaaggaacagtgaTCCACTTTAACAACCCCAAAGTTCAGGCATCACTGGCAGCGAACACTTTCACCATTACAGGCCATGCTGAGACAAAGCAGCTGACAGAAATGCTACCCAGTATCTTAAACCAACTTGGTGCAGACAGTCTGACTAGTTTAAGAAGACTGGCTGAAGCTCTGCCCAAACAATCTGTGGATGGAAAAGCACCACTTGCTACCggagaggatgatgatgatgaagttccagatcttgtggagaattttgatgaagcttccaagaatgaagcaaactga